The Pelobates fuscus isolate aPelFus1 chromosome 2, aPelFus1.pri, whole genome shotgun sequence genome has a segment encoding these proteins:
- the RSPH3 gene encoding radial spoke head protein 3 homolog — translation MATELLSNKEMGSSTYTYSSHPRVVQNRKKYRTLELPVNNETYSYGNIMYDRRVVRGNTYAQHILPVSAQPDPVELQRQQESHRRALAKKRAKELLRARSPEPVEGRKHIDVQTELYLEELSDRIEEKDMECQTDAFLDRPPTPLFIPAKTGADVATQILEGELFDFDLEVKPMLEVLIGKTIEQALLEVMEEEELATLREQQCAFEELRNAELAEVQRLEEQERRHREEKERRMKQQREMLLKEKETAEKVAARAFAQQYLADLVPSVFSSLRDNGYFYDSVERDVETVFMPWLMEEVEKNLQKNNLGRTMLDLLIREVVEKHIDDFSKMESQDKAPLDIAPQASGTSD, via the exons ATGGCAACTGAGTTGCTTAGCAATAAAGAAATGGGGAGCAGTACCTACACTTACTCCAGCCATCCTCGGGTTGTGCAAAACCGCAAGAAATATAGGACACTTGAACTACCAGT AAACAACGAAACCTACAGTTATGGTAATATTATGTATGACCGAAGGGTGGTACGTGGCAATACCTATGCTCAGCATATTTTACCTGTG TCTGCACAACCAGACCCTGTGGAGCTTCAGAGACAGCAAGAATCCCATCGACGAGCTTTGGCAAAGAAACGAGCCAAGGAATTGCTGAGAGCCAGATCACCAGAGCCTGTAGAGGGCCGCAAACACATTGATGTACAAACTG AGTTATACTTAGAAGAACTCAGTGATCGGATTGAGGAAAAGGACATGGAATGCCAAACAGATGCCTTTTTGGACAGACCTCCCACACCTCTCTTCATACCTGCAAAAACTGGTGCTGATGTTGCTACCCAGATTCTGGAAGGAGAA CTTTTTGACTTTGACCTTGAGGTAAAGCCAATGCTGGAGGTTTTGATTGGGAAGACAATTGAGCAGGCTCTCCTGGAAGTAATGGAAGAAGAGGAACTGGCAACGCTGAGAGAGCAACAATGTGCCTTTGAAGAGCTTCGTAACGCTGAGCTTGCTGAGGTGCAGAGGCTGGAAGAGCAAGAGAGACGGCACAGAGAGGAAAAG gaAAGGCGCATGAAACAGCAACGTGAAATGCTTCTCAAGGAGAAGGAAACTGCAGAGAAAGTTGCAGCACGTGCATTTGCACAACAGTATCTTGCTGATCTTGTTCCTTCTGTTTTCAGCAGCCTTAGGGATAATGGTTATTTTTACGACTCTGTAGAAAGAG ATGTTGAAACCGTATTCATGCCGTGGTTGATGGAAGAGGTGGAGAAAAACCTTCAGAAGAATAACTTGGGAAGAACAATGCTTGACT TGTTAATACGAGAAGTTGTGGAAAAGCATATTGATGACTTCAGCAAAATGGAATCCCAAGATAAAGCACCATTGGACATTGCGCCACAAGCAAGTG